GTGCAATAGAGAGCGTCTTCACCGTCAAGACACTCCAAGAGCAAACGATCCCGCCGACAGCGAACTACGAGTCCCCAGATCCGGACTGTGATGTCCCTGTCGTGGACGAAACCAGGTCTGCCACTGTCGACGTGGCTCTGAACATCGCAGCTGGATTCGGCGGAACGAATGGCGTGGTCGTCTTCGGTGCCGCCAGATGAACGAGGGTCAGTATCCCACACCGTTCGTCAGTAGCGGGCTGGATATCGTCTCCATCGACCGATTGCGGGACCTTCGGGACGAATTTGGGACCTCGTTCACGAGACGGGTTTTCACTGCAAACGAACGCGACTACTGTGAGCAAACTCGTGTCCCTGCCGAACACTACGCCGCTCGCTGGGCGGCCAAAGAGGCGTTCCGGAAGATGATTCCGGCGCCCGAAGAGATGCCGCGCTTCGACGCAGTCGCCGTCGAACGGACCGGAGAGGGGCCGGAGTTACAGCTCGACGATACAGCAGCTACAACACTGGCGGATTCGTTGCGTGCCAAGTCAGTAGCACCGGATCGAACGAGTGTTAGCGTCAGCCTGAGTCACGACCGTAACTCAGACACGGCTGGGGCGGAAGTAACCGCATTCGGATTCAAGACCGATGCTTGAGACTATCCACTCCGACGGTTGGATAAACGAACTGAACGAAGACGCTCCGACAACTGCTGTTCTGTTTCCCGGTCAGGGGAGCCAACAGCCCGAGATGGGACAGGCCTTCTACGACGCATGGCCGGCCACACGCGAGTGGTTCGACACACTCTCGGCAGCTGTCGATATCGACGTGAGGGAGCTCTGTTTCGACGGGGACCACACAGTCCTCACGAAGACAGAGAACACACAGCCGTGTGTCTACACGACTGGCGTCGCCACGTTCGCTGGGCTGGCTGATCGGCACGGAATCGTGCCTGACTACGTCGCCGGACACAGCCTGGGCCACTTCAGCGCCCTGACGGCTGCCGGCGGTCTCGACCCGGAGACCGGGGTCGGCCTCGTAAGAGAGCGGGGCCGGCAGATGCAGCAGGCTGCTGAGCAGGGTGCCGAAGGCGAGATGATGGCAGTGCTCTGTCGGGACACTACGGCCGTCGAACAGGCCTGTGACCGAGTCGAGGGCGCAAACGTCGCCGCCCGGAACACTGACAGTCAAACTGTCGTCTCCGGTCCGGAACCGGCAGTTTCACAGGTCCGTGACCGTATCGACGACGAGACTCGGGCACGGTTCACAACACTCGACGTGGGTGCCGCCTTCCACTCGGGCCAGATGGAGACGGCTGCGACAGCCTTCACCGAGAAATTAGCGGAGACGTCGTTTGAGAGAGCCGATATTCCGGTCGTTTCTGACGTC
This portion of the Haloarcula salinisoli genome encodes:
- a CDS encoding ACP S-malonyltransferase, whose amino-acid sequence is MLETIHSDGWINELNEDAPTTAVLFPGQGSQQPEMGQAFYDAWPATREWFDTLSAAVDIDVRELCFDGDHTVLTKTENTQPCVYTTGVATFAGLADRHGIVPDYVAGHSLGHFSALTAAGGLDPETGVGLVRERGRQMQQAAEQGAEGEMMAVLCRDTTAVEQACDRVEGANVAARNTDSQTVVSGPEPAVSQVRDRIDDETRARFTTLDVGAAFHSGQMETAATAFTEKLAETSFERADIPVVSDVSGDVYHGDTQVVQELGSQVVGTVDWCAVVETLAGAGVERYIEMPPAGTLTGFIERLCPEAETIPLESPADAAEVFGA
- a CDS encoding holo-ACP synthase; this encodes MNEGQYPTPFVSSGLDIVSIDRLRDLRDEFGTSFTRRVFTANERDYCEQTRVPAEHYAARWAAKEAFRKMIPAPEEMPRFDAVAVERTGEGPELQLDDTAATTLADSLRAKSVAPDRTSVSVSLSHDRNSDTAGAEVTAFGFKTDA